TTACCAGAGCATACACAAAAGCATTAGCAGATATTTTTGGTCCTGAAAAAGATGTTCCTGCACCGGACATGGGAACAGGTCCTGACGAAATGGGCTGGCTAATGGATGAATTTTCTTTGGTTCACGGGAAAACCATTCATGCTGTTGTGACAGGGAAACATTTGCATTCCGGAGGTTCTTTAGGAAGAGTAGAAGCTACAGGGAAGGGAGTAAGCATTATTACGCTTCTGGCGCTTCAAAAATTAAAACTGAGACCGGCAAGATCGACAGTTGCCATTCAGGGATTTGGAAATGTGGGCTTGCATTCGGCTTTGTTTTTATATGAAAAAGGATTAAAAGTTGTGGCTGTCAGCGATGTTTCAGAAGCTTTCTATAATCCGGATGGACTTAACATTCCGGAACTGATTTTATATTATAACCTGAATAATAAGAGTATTAAAGGATACCCCAATTCGGTAGCTATTAAGCATGAAGAATTATTGCTTTTGGAAGTTGATGTACTAATCCCGGCAGCAAAAGAGGATGTTATTACACAGCAAAACGCAAACGATATTAAAGCTAAAATTATTGTAGAAGGGGCAAATGGTCCGGTTGCCTCAGATGCAGATCAGATTTTACATCAAAATAATGTTTTGGTTGTACCGGATATTCTGGCAAATGCAGGAGGAGTAACGGTTTCTTATTTCGAATGGCTTCAGAATTCACTTTTGGAATCCTGGAGAATTCATCAGATTAATAAACGTTTGGAAGATATACTCGAAAAAGGTTTTGAAACTGTTTTTAGAATTGCTGACAAACATAATGTTACCCCTAGAATTGCAGCCTACATTATTGCTTTGCAAAAAGTGGCAGACACACAATCTGTAAAAGAAGTAGCATTTAAAGCACCAAAATTCAAACAGAATTAAACATTGAAACCATTAAGTAAAAAGAACGTTTTCATTAGTTGTTAGAAATAGTAATTAATGAAAATGTCTTTGACTTAAATATTGAATTGAATTATAAATAAGTTATTTATCAGTCAAAAAGTAATTTTTAAAAATGGAACATATTCATTTTCTGGCGTTTGCTATGCCTGCGTTTTTCATTTTTTCATTTTTAGAATATAAGCTCGCAAAGCGCAGAAAGCAACCTGAGATTTTTAATTATGAAAGCTCAGTTTCAAACATTAGCATTGGTATTGCAGAAAGACTAATTAATCTCTTTGTTGCAGGAAGTTTTTATCAGCTGTATTATTTTATATATAATCACTATCGGCTTTTTGATATTCCCAGCAATGTCTTTGTATGGTTTGCCTTGATTTTAGCGACTGATTTTGTTTGGTACTGGTATCACAGGCTAGGACATGAAGTTAATTTTTTCTGGGCAGCACACATCGTGCATCACCATAGCGAAGAGTTTAATTTTACCGCTGCAGCCAGAATCACCACTTTACAGGCAATTGTAAGAACAGGGTTTTGGTGTGTTCTTCCTCTCGTTGGATTTCATCCTGTTATGGTTATTACCATGCTGATTGTGCATGGAGCTTATTCTTTTTTTACACATACACAGCTTATCGGAAAAATAAGGTGGCTTGAATACGTTTTTGTAACACCATCAATCCACGGTGTCCATCATGCATCTGATGAAAAATACCTGGATAAAAATTACGGTGACATGTTTACTTTTTGGGACCGTATTTTTGGGACTTTTCAGGAGGAGGAAGAGAAACCAAAATACGGTTTAACCCATCCGTTAAAAAGTTATAGTTTTTTGTGGCAGCATTCGCATTATTACTTCGAGATTTATGAATTATGGAAACGATCCAAAGGATTTAAAGCCAGATGGAATGCTGTTTTTGGAAGTCCGGCCCATATGGATCAGGATATTCGGCCCATGTTAGAAAAACGTTTTTTGCAGGATAAAAGCAATCGGCATCAAAGGCTTAGATTTCGTAATTATCTCTATATACAATTAGGAGTCTGTACTTTATTCTTAACTGTTTTTACTTATTATTTTGAGTTTTTAAATCTTTTGGATAAAATTTTTGTTTTGTCTTTTATTCTAATTACACTGATAAATTGCGGTGCTTTATTGGAACAGCGAAAATGGATGTATTATCTCGAATATGGCCGGATATTTATCGTAACCACTTATTTTTTATACGAAGAAAATTTACTGACATTTTTATTTGTTCCGATTGCCATTATGATTTTTGCAGAACAATTGTTTTCGCTGAGTAAACATTATCAGAAAGTGGTGCTTCAGTTGGAAAGTTCAGAGTAAGGAAATGTAAGTTTTAGTAAACAGAAAATTAGCATTATAAAGGTTTCTCTCTCTATTTTTTTAAGTTCTAAATTTTATTTAATGTTCTGTATCGTGTGAGCGATAGGAGCAAATTACCGAAGTAATGCGGATAGCGCGACAGCATCGCGATAAGAGGGCGAATAACCACAATGTAGCTTTGCCCTCTTATCGGGATGCTGGCACACCCTGAATGTGATTTAATTATACCCGGTTATAATCGCCTTTCCAGTGCTTTATCGCCTTTTTTATATCGTCTCCAGAAAGGTTTTCTGTAATCGCGCGTTCCATTAGCGGTAAAAACTCAGCATCAGGTGCAAAGCGGAATGCAAATATCTGATCGTCTGTAAATTTGTGTTCAATGGTTTCAAATCGGGTTCCGGTAAGTACAAAATAACGGTATCGAAGCTCCAGTTTAACAATTCTGTTTTGTAAGATCAAGGCATAATGCTGGCGCAGCATAAACGCGAGGCAAAACAGGAATATAAAAACTACAGCAATGAAACCCCAGATTAAGTGTTGGGGAGTGGTAAACGCAAAATAAATGCTAAAAGCCAGAAAAACAATCAGAACAGGGTAATAGATGAAATGATGTGGTGTATAAAATCGAATATGATTTTGATAAGATTGCACTTTCATGATAGGTTTTGTTTTTGGTGAAACGTAAAAAAGCTATTTAAAAAAATAGCTTTTTTCCAAAGAAATGAACAACCAATACGGTAAAGTACTGTTTTTCGGTATTATTTTTTATCTAAAGCCTCTTTAAGCTGTTTAGCATGCTGTAGGTGCGCAGTTAATGCAACCACATTGTTTGAAGCCCATGCTTTAATTTCTGCATCGTTAGCAGTTTCAGATGCTTTAGTAAATTTATCTATTGCTTTTTCATGCCCGTCAACCATCATATCGGCAAACTTCTTGTCAAAATCAACTCCTGTTTTTTCGTTAAGTTTATCGTATTCATCTTTACCTTCTTCAGTAATTGAAGTTGGCAATGAAAAATTACGCTTATCAGCGATGGCTTTAACTTCTGCAGTTGATTTTGTATGCTCATCAACCAGCATTTTACCAAATTTTTTAACTTCAGGATTGGTACTTTTTGTTTGGGCAAGTTTTCCAATTTCAATTTCAGCCAGATTGATTTCTGCTGCATCCACTAAAAATTCAGAATCATCTTCTTTAGAATCTATAGAGTCAAATTTTGCTTCGTTTTGATCCTCTGCAACTTCTTTTGGATCTTCTTGTTTTGCTTCATTTTTACAAGAGTTTAAACTCAGTAAAACAATTCCTGCTCCTAAAACTACTTTGCTTGCTAAAAGTATCTTTTTCATGATTTTTTATGTTTAAAATTTATGATGGTAAAATTATTTAAACATAAAATAAGATGTTTTACACTTTGATTTGATAATGTTATATCATTCAAACTTTAAGGGAATGACTAATGATTTTCCATTCATTGAGTTTTGATTCAAAAGTTTTACTGGCGTTAGCGGGACTTGTAGAAGGCAATGTGATGAGGTCATACTTGTTTTCTACTGACACATATTTTCTAAAAAAGGCAGCTGCTTTCTGCCCATTGAAGAAGATGGTTGTAATGTTTGGATGCTCTTTTAGAAAAAGCTCAAAATCATTTGTTACTTCATTTTTAATAGCACTGTCAAGACTGCCTATTCTTTCACAAAATTGCAGAACGTCCCATAAGGCAATGTTGTTTTTGATTAAAAGATTTTTCCTTGTTTCATAATCTTTAGAAAAATCTTCATTTAAAATTTCAAACATAAAGCGCCAGAAGTTGTTTTGTGGATGACCGTAATATTGTTGTATCTCCAATGACTTTGTACCCGGCATTGTTCCTAAAATTAAGATCGTGGCATTAGTTGGAGCGATAGGAGCAAAAGAAAAACTTTCCATATTTCATTTATTTAAAAGCAAGTAGAAGTAATTATAAAACAAATCTGAAAAATTATATAACATTTTTGAAGGTGTTTTAAGCGAATTTTGAAATTCCATATTAGAAGAAAAATACTGCAAATCAGTTCTTGAGGTATAAAAATAGTTTTAGAATTTTAAATCCGAGCAAAAATGAAAATAGTAACTATACATAACGATAAAATTGAAAATATATTCGAAGAACTAACCGAAAGTTTAGGAGGTAAGATAATTTTTGATTCAGATGAATATGGTTTAGAAGTCAGCAATAATTTTGCCAAAGGTACTATTGTAGGATCTTCTTTCGGCGATGCTGTTTCCTGTTTACAATTTGATATGGTTTTTTCTGAAGATGTGAGAATCTGTATCGGAAATCCGGATATCTCCCCGGTATATTTCGCTTATTGTTCAAAGG
The Flavobacterium flavigenum genome window above contains:
- a CDS encoding Glu/Leu/Phe/Val family dehydrogenase — translated: MSLEIIKQNPFQSMIDRFNIAADILNLDESIRQKLQKPEKQIVVNFSITLDNGTTKNFEGYRVIHNTALGPSKGGIRYDTAVNLDEVKALAAWMTWKSAVTGIPFGGAKGGIICDPREHSKTELEKITRAYTKALADIFGPEKDVPAPDMGTGPDEMGWLMDEFSLVHGKTIHAVVTGKHLHSGGSLGRVEATGKGVSIITLLALQKLKLRPARSTVAIQGFGNVGLHSALFLYEKGLKVVAVSDVSEAFYNPDGLNIPELILYYNLNNKSIKGYPNSVAIKHEELLLLEVDVLIPAAKEDVITQQNANDIKAKIIVEGANGPVASDADQILHQNNVLVVPDILANAGGVTVSYFEWLQNSLLESWRIHQINKRLEDILEKGFETVFRIADKHNVTPRIAAYIIALQKVADTQSVKEVAFKAPKFKQN
- a CDS encoding sterol desaturase family protein, with protein sequence MEHIHFLAFAMPAFFIFSFLEYKLAKRRKQPEIFNYESSVSNISIGIAERLINLFVAGSFYQLYYFIYNHYRLFDIPSNVFVWFALILATDFVWYWYHRLGHEVNFFWAAHIVHHHSEEFNFTAAARITTLQAIVRTGFWCVLPLVGFHPVMVITMLIVHGAYSFFTHTQLIGKIRWLEYVFVTPSIHGVHHASDEKYLDKNYGDMFTFWDRIFGTFQEEEEKPKYGLTHPLKSYSFLWQHSHYYFEIYELWKRSKGFKARWNAVFGSPAHMDQDIRPMLEKRFLQDKSNRHQRLRFRNYLYIQLGVCTLFLTVFTYYFEFLNLLDKIFVLSFILITLINCGALLEQRKWMYYLEYGRIFIVTTYFLYEENLLTFLFVPIAIMIFAEQLFSLSKHYQKVVLQLESSE
- a CDS encoding DUF6526 family protein, with amino-acid sequence MKVQSYQNHIRFYTPHHFIYYPVLIVFLAFSIYFAFTTPQHLIWGFIAVVFIFLFCLAFMLRQHYALILQNRIVKLELRYRYFVLTGTRFETIEHKFTDDQIFAFRFAPDAEFLPLMERAITENLSGDDIKKAIKHWKGDYNRV
- a CDS encoding DUF4142 domain-containing protein, with the translated sequence MKKILLASKVVLGAGIVLLSLNSCKNEAKQEDPKEVAEDQNEAKFDSIDSKEDDSEFLVDAAEINLAEIEIGKLAQTKSTNPEVKKFGKMLVDEHTKSTAEVKAIADKRNFSLPTSITEEGKDEYDKLNEKTGVDFDKKFADMMVDGHEKAIDKFTKASETANDAEIKAWASNNVVALTAHLQHAKQLKEALDKK
- a CDS encoding DNA-deoxyinosine glycosylase, whose product is MESFSFAPIAPTNATILILGTMPGTKSLEIQQYYGHPQNNFWRFMFEILNEDFSKDYETRKNLLIKNNIALWDVLQFCERIGSLDSAIKNEVTNDFELFLKEHPNITTIFFNGQKAAAFFRKYVSVENKYDLITLPSTSPANASKTFESKLNEWKIISHSLKV